One window from the genome of Haliaeetus albicilla chromosome 26, bHalAlb1.1, whole genome shotgun sequence encodes:
- the LOC104315952 gene encoding polymeric immunoglobulin receptor yields MELRALLLLLLCFPALQAQTPHAEEGLSEGSSLSIQCPYTAQTDYHQQKAWCHVRGGQCEPLVETTYPTQYPRTNRVTNGKVTIEDNPMYETVSITMTNLQVEDSGTYLCAYRSYHYDYLPLKMISLNVFKELHKWELDSLSVQCKYSGLVHSTDRKAWCRRGRTGCEIWLITDNLSTWTKSKDLEDKTLIQDDAQKRTVTITMKKLQAQDAGVYWCVLYRGSSPTQKMEIRLSVSKRTQQYTPKESDNVSVQCPYSASYYGAVSKAWCKEGARGACTILVTTDLKLSGYRKKIQQGRFTIQDDTQQGMVTVTMEKLQVQDSGVYWCALYEHGQLLRMVEVTLTVSEVLAGTTLSGTASTSQATPSSNTPAPSSNVNNFILLSGVLSILFILALTSLITLCIKRHKQLKRRGNRQAEDIYDKPEGIGQLDSTERMESPKDDSKDVKYITLNFKSRLSPEDPLYCNVEPSQAHRKPKDENVEYATIALKQLPTNDKG; encoded by the exons ATGGAGCTGAGagccctcctcctgctgctgctctgcttcccAG CTCTCCAAGCCCAAACACCTCATGCTGAGGAAGGACTATCGGAAGGAAGCTCTCTCTCCATCCAGTGTCCTTACACAGCACAGACTGACTACCACCAGCAGAAAGCCTGGTGCCACGTGAGAGGTGGACAGTGTGAGCCCTTAGTGGAGACGACCTACCCAACACAATACCCACGCACAAACCGGGTCACAAACGGGAAAGTTACAATAGAGGACAACCCCATGTATGAGACCGTGTCCATCACTATGACTAACCTCCAGGTAGAAGACTCGGGCACTTACTTATGTGCTTACCGTTCCTACCATTACGACTATCTTCCACTCAAGATGATCTCACTGAATGTTTTCAAGG AGCTGCACAAGTGGGAGTTGGACAGTCTCTCTGTGCAGTGCAAATACAGTGGCTTGGTGCACAGCACAGACAGAAAAGCCTGGTGTCGGAGAGGTCGGACTGGGTGTGAAATCTGGTTGATAACAGATAACCTTTCAACATGGACTAAGAGCAAAGACCTGGAAGACAAAACCTTGATCCAGGATGAtgcccagaaaaggactgtCACCATCACCATGAAGAAGCTGCAAGCCCAGGATGCTGGCGTGTACTGGTGTGTGCTCTACAGAGGCTCTTCTCCCACCCAGAAAATGGAGATCAGGCTCTCTGTGTCCAAGA GGACCCAACAATACACACCCAAGGAGTCAGACAATGTCTCTGTCCAGTGTCCGTACAGCGCCTCATACTATGGGGCTGTGAGCAAAGCCTGGTGCAAAGAGGGAGCTAGGGGAGCATGTACCATACTAGTCACCACGGATTTGAAGCTGTCAGGATACCGGAAGAAAATTCAGCAAGGCAGATTCACGATCCAGGATGACACCCAGCAGGGGATGGTCACTGTCACCATGGAGAAGCTGCAGGTGCAGGACTCTGGCGTGTACTGGTGTGCACTTTATGAACACGGCCAGCTTCTCCGAATGGTGGAGGTTACGCTCACTGTTTCTGAGG TATTGGCTGGAACAACTTTGTCAGGTACTGCAAGCACCAGTCAAGCAACCCCTTCCAGCAACACCCCAGCACCGAG CTCAAATGTAAATAACTTCATCCTACTGTCTGGGGTCCTGAGCATTCTGTTCATCCTGGCACTCACCAGCTTGATAACACTATGCATCAAGCGGCACAAGCAGCTGAAGAGAAGAG GTAACAGACAAGCAGAGGACATCTATGACAAACCAGAGGGCATAGGACAG CTTGACAGCACTGAAAGAATGGAAAGTCCCAAGGATGACAGCAAAGATGTAAAATACATTACCCTGAACTTTAAATCCCGACTCAGCCCTGAGGATCCTCTCTACTGTAATGTTGAACCAAGCCAGGCTCACAGGAAACCCAAAGATGAAAATGTGGAGTATGCTACCATTGCACTCAAGCAGTTACCAACAAATGACAAAGGATGA
- the LOC104315948 gene encoding triggering receptor expressed on myeloid cells 2, whose amino-acid sequence MKKMPSSCAHSFRQSKEGEKQAALGQEPFSLFCRFLSCPLCCSTDMEKLVHLIFLVFLSASCAAENVTVVYGMEGGTISVNCTYNPWQQRWREKSWCKQIDETKCQHVVSARRFWLPFLKNRNGTTSISDNVRDGVLTVTMKQLKKQDAGLYQCKTDYLGETNSLRKVQVEVLTAVLETQMPEEPSAVQSISSIPPEADFTVFYIIAGFLVIKFVVAVLIFIAGNSRKNRETEQKNPSLNEQQVLPFAGDVAHDGISRSWESTA is encoded by the exons ATGAAAAAGATGCCAAGTTCTTGTGCTCATTCCTTCCGGCAGAGCAAGGAGGGGGAAAAGCAAGCTGCTCTTGGGCAAGAGCCCTTTTCACTTTTCTGCAGATTCCTCTCTTGTCCCCTTTGCTGCTCGACTGACATGGAGAAGCTCGTGCACCTCATATTCTTGGTCTTCTTGTCAG CATCCTGTGCTGCAGAGAACGTCACTGTGGTCTACGGAATGGAGGGGGGCACCATTTCTGTCAACTGCACCTATAACCCCTGGCAGCAGCGGTGGAGAGAAAAGAGCTGGTGCAAGCAGATCGATGAGACCAAGTGCCAACATGTGGTGAGCGCCCGACGCTTCTGGCTGCCATTCTTAAAGAACAGGAACGGCACCACTTCCATCAGTGACAATGTCCGTGATGGGGTCCTCACGGTGACCATGAAGCAACTCAAGAAGCAGGATGCTGGGTTGTACCAATGCAAAACTGACTACCTGGGGGAAACAAACAGCTTAAGGAAGGTGCAAGTGGAAGTGCTGACAG CTGTCCTGGAGACCCAAATGCCAGAGGAGCCTAGTGCTGTGCAGAGCATCTCCAG CATCCCTCCTGAAGCTGATTTCACTGTCTTCTATATCATTGCTGGATTCCTGGTTATTAAGTTTGTGGTGGCTGTGCTGATCTTTATCGCTGGCAACAGTAGGAAGAACagagaaacagagcagaagaaTCCAAGCTTGAATGAGCAGCAGGTCCTCCCTTTCGCTGGTGACGTTGCACATGATGGAATCAGCCGCTCCTGGGAGAGCACTGCTTAG